CGCCGGGCTCCTCGGCGCGCGAGGGGTCGCCGGCATCAGCATGGAGATCGCTCGGATCTTCATCATCCTCTTCATCATCCTCGCGGTCATCGCGCTCCTCCTGTAGCGGGCGGAGCGGCGCCCGTCACGCGGTCCTGGGGCGCCGAACCTGCCCCTGCAGGCGTCACGGGTTTCCATGGAAGCCCGCTCTCTCCGACAGAGCGCTCGCTGGAGCGCGTGAGTTCCATATCCATGCAACAGGACACGCCGAACGGTAACGCGACAGCGACGGACGAGTTCGGAGACGACGACGCGAGATCGGTGCTCGCGGGACGGGACCTCGTCGTCGTTTCGAAC
This genomic window from Halorubellus sp. JP-L1 contains:
- a CDS encoding DUF1328 family protein, which gives rise to MEGIPLQFTGDFLYLAVAFFVLALVAGLLGARGVAGISMEIARIFIILFIILAVIALLL